In one window of Pseudoalteromonas espejiana DSM 9414 DNA:
- a CDS encoding Ig-like domain-containing protein yields MQTDINGNWSATPATDLAEGNYSVSASITDAAGNTGTGSDTGEVDVTPPALAFTPTFELGLLVTLSGTSDLPAGSEITITEQLVGGGIGATYTTTTDADGNWSLIGLDISLLDVGSVIPLPSNWLAVALVPPTPPQLMPMVIGLLLA; encoded by the coding sequence GTGCAAACCGATATCAACGGTAACTGGAGTGCCACTCCAGCGACAGACTTAGCAGAAGGGAACTACAGTGTTAGCGCCAGCATTACCGATGCAGCGGGCAACACCGGGACAGGCAGTGATACAGGCGAAGTGGATGTAACGCCACCGGCGCTTGCCTTTACGCCGACCTTTGAGCTTGGTTTATTAGTTACCTTAAGTGGTACCTCTGACTTGCCAGCAGGCAGTGAAATCACCATTACCGAGCAACTGGTTGGCGGTGGCATTGGTGCCACCTACACCACCACAACTGATGCCGATGGTAATTGGTCACTTATTGGCTTAGATATTTCTTTGCTGGATGTGGGCTCTGTGATACCATTACCGAGCAACTGGTTGGCGGTGGCATTGGTGCCACCTACACCACCACAACTGATGCCGATGGTAATTGGTCTCTTATTGGCTTAG
- a CDS encoding Ig-like domain-containing protein has protein sequence MQVGTLDTLAPTLVLDTVGATNDSTPTISGSSNAPAGTVISISVSDGTTTETFTATVQADGSWSADVPNALSDGELTIEASVSDSAGNTTTLSETATLNTTAPSISINALVDTNDTTPTINGTSDAADGTTISLTFVDSAGNITTVDTTVTGGVWSVDAPSDLAEGEYTVTAEVGDGLGNIGSASETGEIDLTAPSLAITDNGVGNDTTPTISGTSDAPQGSEVTIVVTDSAGAAQTITATVGASGTWSVPVTTALAEGSYTVSASVSDAAGNEATATGSGEVDTIAPTLELTSPGSSNDVTPTLSGTSDAVEGTVITFTVTDDLGVEQTFTTTVDVSGNFSVEVPNALAEGPYSIEATISDAAGNSNDITASGNIDTTAPSVSVDAPILTNDSTPTVTGTSDAPNSTLTVTFTDAANAVQTIDVQTDINGNWSATPATDLAEGNYSVSASITDAAGNTGIGSDTGEVDVTPPALAFTPTLPSPLPLRMRPTQFKPLMCKPISTVTGVPLQRQT, from the coding sequence GTGCAAGTGGGCACCCTTGATACCTTAGCACCAACACTTGTGCTTGATACCGTAGGCGCGACCAACGACAGCACCCCGACAATCAGCGGAAGCAGCAATGCGCCAGCGGGCACGGTGATTAGTATCAGCGTCAGCGATGGCACCACAACCGAAACCTTCACCGCCACAGTACAAGCTGATGGCAGCTGGTCAGCGGATGTACCGAACGCTTTAAGCGATGGTGAGCTCACCATTGAAGCAAGCGTGAGCGACAGCGCTGGTAACACCACCACATTAAGTGAAACCGCGACACTGAATACCACTGCGCCAAGTATTAGCATTAATGCCTTGGTGGATACCAACGACACCACGCCAACCATTAACGGGACAAGCGATGCAGCCGATGGCACCACCATTAGCTTAACGTTTGTAGACAGTGCAGGAAATATTACGACTGTTGATACGACCGTAACGGGTGGTGTATGGAGTGTTGATGCCCCGAGTGATTTAGCTGAAGGCGAATACACGGTCACCGCCGAAGTAGGCGATGGCCTAGGGAATATTGGCAGCGCGAGCGAAACCGGTGAGATTGACTTAACCGCACCAAGCCTTGCTATTACAGATAACGGCGTGGGGAATGACACAACACCGACTATCTCGGGCACAAGCGATGCACCACAAGGCAGCGAAGTCACAATTGTTGTGACAGACAGTGCCGGTGCAGCGCAAACCATTACCGCCACAGTGGGCGCAAGTGGCACGTGGTCAGTGCCTGTTACAACAGCCCTTGCTGAAGGTAGTTATACAGTAAGTGCAAGCGTAAGCGATGCCGCTGGCAATGAAGCAACAGCAACTGGCTCAGGGGAAGTGGACACCATTGCCCCAACGCTTGAGCTAACCAGCCCAGGTTCAAGTAACGACGTCACCCCAACCTTAAGTGGCACCAGTGATGCGGTAGAAGGCACCGTGATCACCTTTACTGTTACAGATGATTTAGGAGTCGAGCAAACCTTTACCACCACCGTGGATGTCAGCGGCAACTTCTCAGTCGAAGTGCCAAACGCATTGGCCGAAGGCCCTTACAGCATCGAAGCGACTATTAGCGATGCAGCGGGCAACAGCAACGATATTACCGCCAGCGGTAACATTGATACCACCGCGCCCAGTGTGAGTGTGGATGCGCCAATACTCACTAACGACAGCACCCCAACGGTGACAGGCACCAGTGATGCACCAAACAGCACCCTCACCGTTACCTTTACGGATGCGGCCAATGCAGTTCAAACCATTGATGTACAAACCGATATCAACGGTAACTGGAGTGCCACCCCAGCGACAGACTTAGCAGAAGGGAACTACAGTGTTAGCGCCAGTATCACCGATGCGGCGGGCAACACCGGCATAGGCAGCGATACGGGCGAAGTGGATGTAACGCCACCGGCGCTTGCCTTTACACCGACCTTACCCTCACCGTTACCTTTACGGATGCGGCCAACGCAGTTCAAACCATTGATGTGCAAACCGATATCAACGGTAACTGGAGTGCCACTCCAGCGACAGACTTAG